A genomic region of Haladaptatus sp. R4 contains the following coding sequences:
- the dps gene encoding DNA protection during starvation protein: protein MSDSKKHGSGSVSPGDTSDRVGMQVIRERGGNPEEIRETLIDAIGAEFSTYYYYTNLRTHLAGYEDYKEITEDARLEDRSHFELVMPRVYELGGHIPVDIGDFMNRASCPHAELPDDPTAENILEVLLEAERCAIRTWSEVCDMTQDCDPRTYDMASRILQEEIDHEAWFIELLSMERDGEVNPAGHFVRDQPGDAPYSKNRSFNDSA, encoded by the coding sequence ATGTCAGATAGTAAAAAGCACGGCTCCGGAAGCGTTTCGCCGGGGGACACGAGCGATCGAGTGGGAATGCAGGTGATCCGTGAGCGGGGTGGCAATCCGGAGGAGATCCGTGAGACGCTCATCGACGCAATCGGGGCGGAATTCTCCACGTACTACTACTACACCAACCTCCGAACCCATCTCGCGGGCTACGAGGACTACAAGGAGATCACCGAGGACGCGCGACTCGAAGACCGGTCGCACTTCGAACTCGTGATGCCACGCGTGTACGAACTCGGCGGACACATCCCCGTCGACATCGGCGACTTCATGAATCGCGCGAGTTGCCCGCACGCCGAACTGCCGGACGACCCGACGGCGGAGAACATCCTCGAAGTCCTCCTCGAAGCGGAGCGCTGTGCGATCCGAACGTGGTCCGAAGTCTGTGATATGACGCAGGACTGTGATCCGCGCACCTACGACATGGCGAGCAGGATCCTGCAGGAGGAGATCGACCACGAGGCGTGGTTCATCGAACTGCTCTCGATGGAGCGCGACGGCGAGGTCAACCCCGCCGGTCACTTCGTCCGCGATCAGCCCGGAGACGCGCCGTACTCCAAGAACCGCTCGTTCAACGACTCCGCGTGA
- a CDS encoding 2Fe-2S iron-sulfur cluster binding domain-containing protein: protein MSSYTVEIEVPADCDIEQAGETVEIDVPEDEYILAVARNQGLWLPADCQQGWCTTCAAELLSGDVDQSDSQRYFDVDREEDMILPCTAKPCSDLSLEACQYEEMLDHRADHDKPPGTSKR, encoded by the coding sequence GTGAGTTCCTACACCGTCGAAATCGAAGTCCCCGCCGATTGCGACATCGAACAGGCGGGCGAGACGGTCGAAATCGACGTTCCGGAGGACGAGTACATCCTCGCCGTCGCCCGAAATCAGGGCCTCTGGCTCCCCGCCGACTGCCAACAGGGGTGGTGTACCACCTGCGCGGCCGAACTGCTCTCCGGTGACGTGGACCAGTCCGACTCCCAGCGCTACTTCGACGTGGACCGCGAGGAGGACATGATCCTCCCGTGCACCGCGAAACCCTGCTCGGACCTCTCGCTGGAAGCCTGCCAGTACGAGGAGATGCTGGACCATCGGGCCGACCACGACAAGCCGCCCGGAACCTCGAAACGATGA
- a CDS encoding heme-binding protein — MARISRTLALGTAVALGAAWVGWGAYIRRKTDQVPYTTALHVDGVEIRRYPDTVVARTTADTQNEAFQRLFRYIQGDNRLGEEIEMTAPVSTDSETIEMTAPVASEPSETGMEMSFFLPGEYTAEGAPKPTDEAVSVEAIGARTLAVRSFSWYATADRVEENRQRLFDTLSAHDLTPNGESFLLRYDDPWTPPFMRRNEIAVELE, encoded by the coding sequence ATGGCACGAATCAGCAGAACGCTCGCGCTCGGGACCGCCGTGGCGCTCGGTGCCGCGTGGGTCGGGTGGGGGGCGTACATTCGACGGAAGACTGACCAGGTGCCGTACACGACCGCGCTGCACGTCGACGGGGTGGAGATCCGGCGGTATCCGGACACCGTGGTGGCGCGGACGACGGCCGACACCCAGAACGAAGCGTTCCAACGGTTGTTCCGTTACATTCAGGGGGACAACCGGTTGGGAGAGGAGATCGAGATGACCGCGCCGGTGTCCACCGACTCCGAGACGATCGAGATGACGGCACCCGTCGCGTCCGAACCCTCTGAAACGGGCATGGAGATGTCGTTTTTCCTGCCGGGCGAGTACACGGCGGAAGGCGCGCCCAAACCGACCGACGAAGCCGTCTCGGTCGAAGCCATCGGCGCGCGAACCCTCGCGGTGCGCTCGTTTTCGTGGTACGCGACGGCGGATCGGGTCGAGGAAAACCGACAGCGGTTGTTCGACACCCTTTCGGCACACGACTTGACGCCGAACGGCGAGTCGTTCCTGTTGCGATACGACGACCCGTGGACGCCGCCGTTCATGCGCCGGAACGAGATTGCCGTGGAGTTGGAGTGA
- a CDS encoding LeuA family protein, translating to MESVRIFDTTLRDGEQTPRTSFSPDEKREIAATLDEMGTHVIEAGFPANGDAEFAAVRDIAESTDATTCALARIVDGDVETALDTGAEMVHVFASTSDVQIEDSMHTTREDVLERAISSVERVAEAGAIPMFSPMDATRTDPEYMAEIVEAVSEAGAEWINIPDTCGVGTPSRFAELVAHVSEHTNARIDVHTHDDFGMATANAISGVEAGADQVQVSVNGIGERAGNAAFEEVVMAVESVYGVDTGIDTQRITELSEMIAEYSEVETPVNKPVVGANAFAHESGIHAAGVIENSDTFETGVMKPEMVGAEREFVLGKHTGTHAVRKHLQQSGFVPTEAEVRKITRKVKDRGAAKNRVTVSDVQRFARELGVDSHEEVKA from the coding sequence ATTGAATCAGTTAGAATTTTCGACACGACGCTCCGCGACGGGGAGCAGACGCCACGCACCTCGTTCTCGCCCGACGAGAAGCGTGAGATCGCGGCGACGCTGGACGAGATGGGAACCCACGTCATCGAGGCTGGCTTCCCGGCCAACGGCGACGCCGAGTTCGCGGCCGTCCGCGACATCGCGGAGTCCACTGACGCCACGACGTGTGCCTTGGCACGAATCGTCGACGGCGACGTGGAAACCGCGCTGGACACCGGCGCGGAGATGGTGCACGTCTTCGCTTCGACCAGCGACGTGCAGATAGAGGATTCGATGCACACCACGCGCGAGGACGTGCTGGAACGCGCCATCAGTTCGGTCGAGCGCGTCGCCGAGGCGGGCGCGATTCCGATGTTCTCGCCGATGGACGCCACGCGAACGGATCCCGAATACATGGCCGAGATCGTCGAAGCCGTCAGCGAAGCGGGTGCCGAGTGGATAAACATCCCCGACACCTGCGGCGTCGGCACGCCGAGTCGCTTCGCGGAGTTGGTGGCCCACGTCAGTGAGCACACCAACGCGCGTATCGACGTGCACACGCACGACGACTTCGGCATGGCGACGGCGAACGCTATCTCCGGCGTCGAGGCCGGTGCCGACCAAGTTCAGGTCAGCGTCAACGGCATCGGCGAACGCGCCGGAAACGCGGCCTTCGAGGAGGTCGTCATGGCCGTCGAGAGCGTCTACGGTGTCGATACAGGTATCGACACGCAACGAATCACCGAGCTGTCAGAGATGATCGCGGAGTACAGCGAGGTCGAGACGCCGGTCAACAAACCCGTCGTCGGGGCGAACGCGTTCGCCCACGAGAGCGGGATTCACGCGGCGGGCGTCATCGAGAACAGCGACACGTTCGAGACTGGCGTGATGAAGCCGGAGATGGTCGGGGCCGAACGCGAGTTCGTCCTCGGCAAACACACCGGAACGCACGCCGTTCGAAAACACCTCCAGCAGTCCGGGTTCGTCCCGACGGAGGCCGAAGTCCGGAAGATCACCCGCAAGGTCAAGGACCGCGGCGCGGCGAAGAACCGCGTGACGGTGAGCGACGTACAACGTTTCGCCCGCGAGCTGGGCGTCGATTCTCACGAGGAGGTCAAGGCATAA
- the ilvN gene encoding acetolactate synthase small subunit has product MSGEESTDDGPSQTPSAGMPGTAPDERPHPEGRRNEQGIRIDPEAEAEPRRRTAVVSALVEHEPGVLSRVSGLFSRRRFNIESLTVGKTTVDGHARITLVVEETESGIDQVEKQLAKLKPVIQVGEVDDPAVRAELVLLKVRGNKPDEVHAITQMYEGQTLDAGPRTITVQITGDQQKIDDAVDAFRQFGIIEIARTGQTALARGDTPTTPGEEPGHSTQPPEDPHSATNDEADN; this is encoded by the coding sequence ATGAGCGGCGAAGAATCGACGGACGACGGACCGTCTCAAACCCCATCCGCGGGCATGCCCGGCACGGCTCCCGACGAGCGACCGCATCCCGAAGGTCGCCGGAACGAGCAGGGTATCCGCATCGACCCGGAGGCGGAAGCCGAACCACGGCGACGGACCGCCGTGGTCTCCGCGCTGGTCGAACACGAACCGGGCGTCCTCTCGCGCGTCTCCGGGCTATTCTCCCGGCGACGGTTCAACATCGAGAGCTTGACTGTCGGGAAGACGACCGTGGACGGCCACGCCCGCATCACGCTCGTGGTCGAGGAGACCGAATCCGGAATCGACCAAGTGGAAAAACAGTTGGCGAAACTCAAGCCGGTCATTCAGGTGGGCGAGGTCGATGACCCCGCCGTGCGCGCCGAACTGGTGCTGTTGAAAGTTCGGGGCAACAAGCCGGACGAGGTTCACGCTATCACGCAGATGTACGAGGGCCAGACGCTGGACGCCGGGCCGCGAACCATCACGGTTCAGATCACCGGTGACCAGCAGAAGATCGACGACGCGGTGGACGCCTTCCGCCAGTTCGGCATCATCGAGATCGCACGGACCGGCCAGACCGCCCTGGCGCGCGGCGACACGCCGACGACGCCGGGCGAGGAACCGGGTCATTCGACCCAGCCACCAGAGGACCCGCACAGCGCGACGAACGACGAAGCAGACAACTGA
- the ilvC gene encoding ketol-acid reductoisomerase has protein sequence MTNQYDATIYYDDDADDSYLNDKTVAVLGYGSQGHAHAQNLADSGVDVVVGLREGSSSRKAAEADGLRVATPKEAASEAQVVSVLVPDTVQPAVYADIESELEPGDTLQFAHGFNIHYGQIEPSEDVDVTMIAPKSPGHLVRRNYEADEGTPGLLAIYQDASGEAKEEALAYGKAIGCTRAGVVETSFQEETETDLFGEQAVLCGGVTELIKAGYETLVDAGYSPEMAYFECLNEMKLIVDLMYEGGLGEMWDSVSDTAEYGGLTRGEVVVDDHARENMETVLQQVQDGEFARQWIVENQAGRPSYRQKRKAEKNHEIEEVGDRLRQLFSWSETEDEESESEEGEQERVTADD, from the coding sequence ATGACGAACCAATACGACGCAACGATCTACTACGACGACGACGCGGACGACAGTTATCTGAACGACAAGACGGTGGCCGTACTCGGGTACGGCAGCCAGGGCCACGCCCACGCACAGAACCTCGCTGACAGCGGGGTGGACGTGGTGGTCGGCCTGCGAGAGGGTTCGTCCTCGCGCAAGGCCGCGGAAGCCGACGGCCTGCGCGTTGCGACGCCGAAAGAGGCGGCCAGTGAAGCACAGGTCGTCTCGGTGCTCGTGCCCGACACCGTCCAACCGGCCGTGTACGCCGACATCGAATCCGAACTGGAACCCGGCGACACGCTCCAATTCGCCCACGGGTTCAACATCCACTACGGGCAGATCGAACCGTCGGAGGATGTGGACGTGACGATGATCGCCCCGAAATCGCCGGGGCACCTCGTTCGCCGGAACTACGAGGCCGACGAGGGAACGCCGGGCCTGCTCGCCATCTATCAGGACGCGAGCGGCGAGGCGAAGGAGGAGGCGCTCGCCTACGGGAAAGCCATCGGTTGCACCCGCGCAGGCGTTGTCGAGACCTCGTTCCAGGAGGAGACGGAAACCGACCTGTTCGGCGAGCAGGCCGTCCTCTGTGGCGGCGTGACGGAACTCATCAAAGCCGGGTACGAGACGCTCGTCGATGCGGGCTACTCGCCCGAGATGGCGTACTTCGAGTGCCTAAACGAGATGAAACTCATCGTGGACCTGATGTACGAGGGCGGCCTCGGCGAGATGTGGGATTCGGTCTCCGACACCGCCGAATACGGTGGTCTGACGCGCGGCGAGGTCGTCGTCGACGACCACGCCCGCGAGAACATGGAGACGGTCCTCCAGCAGGTGCAAGACGGCGAGTTCGCGCGCCAGTGGATCGTCGAGAACCAGGCCGGGCGGCCGTCGTACCGTCAGAAGCGGAAGGCCGAGAAGAACCACGAAATCGAGGAGGTCGGGGACCGTCTCCGCCAACTGTTCTCGTGGTCGGAAACGGAAGACGAGGAATCGGAATCCGAGGAAGGAGAACAAGAGCGAGTGACTGCAGATGACTGA
- the leuD gene encoding 3-isopropylmalate dehydratase small subunit — protein MTEEVTHESGTGIAVRGNDIDTDQIIPARFMKVVTFDGLGQFAFFDQRFDSNDDPQPHPFNEDDHEGASILVVNGNFGCGSSREHAPQALARWGIDAIVGESFAEIFAGNCLALGIPTVTADAETVEALQDFVEENPDAEIEVDVAEETVRYDGRTVEANVDDAQRQALVEGVWDTTALMKSNEAEIEKTAESLPYVEQ, from the coding sequence ATGACCGAAGAAGTCACCCACGAATCCGGAACCGGCATCGCGGTGCGCGGCAACGACATCGACACCGACCAGATCATCCCGGCGCGGTTCATGAAGGTCGTCACCTTCGACGGCCTGGGGCAGTTCGCGTTCTTCGACCAGCGGTTCGATTCGAACGACGACCCGCAACCGCACCCGTTCAACGAGGACGATCACGAGGGTGCGTCGATTCTGGTCGTCAACGGTAACTTCGGCTGTGGTTCCTCGCGCGAGCATGCGCCGCAGGCGCTCGCTCGCTGGGGAATCGACGCCATCGTCGGCGAGAGTTTCGCCGAGATTTTCGCCGGAAATTGCCTCGCGCTGGGCATCCCGACGGTCACGGCTGACGCCGAGACCGTCGAGGCGTTGCAGGACTTCGTCGAGGAGAACCCCGACGCCGAAATCGAGGTCGACGTGGCGGAGGAAACCGTGCGCTACGACGGCCGAACCGTCGAGGCGAACGTTGACGACGCCCAGCGACAGGCGCTCGTGGAGGGCGTCTGGGACACGACGGCGCTGATGAAGTCGAACGAAGCGGAAATCGAGAAAACGGCCGAGAGCCTCCCTTACGTCGAACAATGA
- a CDS encoding isocitrate/isopropylmalate dehydrogenase family protein, with translation MSEQIAVIPGDGIGQEVVPAARRVLEAVGPEFEFVEGDAGDAVKEETGEALPEETRTLVSESDATLFGAAGETAAEVILPLRGVVDSFVNVRPARAYPGTEALRPETDLVFLRENTEGVYAGHESNLSDDVTTLTRVVTESASERLAEFACEYVEGRDDEEFTIAHKANVMRETDGLFRDTVDRVADAQGVSHDEMLMDALATHLCLHPDEFGVIVCPNLAGDVLSDLAAGLVGGLGLLPSANIGPDNALFEPVHGTAPDIAGEGVANPSATILSAAMLLEHLGYDEEGAAVREAVESVLSDGPRTPDLGGDGTTADVTEAVLSRL, from the coding sequence ATGAGCGAACAAATCGCTGTCATCCCCGGCGACGGAATCGGACAGGAAGTAGTACCAGCGGCACGGCGAGTCCTCGAAGCCGTCGGACCGGAGTTCGAGTTCGTGGAAGGTGACGCGGGCGACGCCGTGAAGGAAGAGACCGGCGAAGCGTTGCCGGAGGAAACCCGAACTCTCGTGTCGGAATCCGACGCGACGCTGTTCGGCGCGGCGGGCGAGACGGCGGCGGAGGTCATTCTGCCGCTTCGCGGCGTCGTGGATTCGTTCGTCAACGTGCGCCCCGCACGGGCGTATCCGGGCACGGAAGCGCTCCGACCCGAGACCGACCTCGTCTTCCTCCGCGAGAACACGGAGGGCGTCTACGCCGGTCACGAGTCGAACCTGAGCGACGACGTGACGACGCTGACCCGCGTCGTCACCGAATCCGCGTCCGAACGACTCGCCGAATTCGCCTGCGAGTACGTCGAGGGGCGCGACGACGAGGAGTTCACTATCGCTCACAAGGCGAACGTGATGCGCGAGACCGACGGCCTGTTCCGCGACACGGTGGACCGCGTGGCGGACGCGCAGGGCGTTTCACACGACGAGATGCTGATGGACGCGCTGGCGACCCACCTCTGTCTGCACCCCGACGAGTTCGGCGTCATCGTCTGCCCGAACCTCGCGGGCGACGTGCTGTCGGACCTCGCCGCCGGATTGGTCGGCGGATTGGGACTGCTCCCCTCGGCCAACATCGGACCGGACAACGCGCTGTTCGAACCCGTCCACGGCACCGCGCCGGATATTGCGGGCGAGGGCGTGGCGAACCCGTCGGCAACCATCCTCTCGGCCGCGATGCTGCTGGAGCATCTGGGCTACGACGAGGAGGGCGCGGCGGTTCGTGAGGCGGTCGAATCCGTGCTGTCGGACGGGCCGCGAACGCCCGACCTCGGCGGCGACGGAACCACCGCTGACGTCACCGAGGCAGTGCTGTCTCGGCTATAG
- a CDS encoding VOC family protein, with translation MYIRRLTLETTAPDELTDFYGGRLGLSLSREECGLSVSVGTTELEFRTVDSGSPFYHFAINVPENRFQEARDWLADRVGLIPDADSGETEFHFEFMNANATYFEDPAGNIGELIARHDIGNATVEGEKFGPDCLLEVSEIGLPVPDVPTAVETIETHTETRAWESDSKTFRVVGDDHGMFILVREGRDWFPTGRPAEVFPTEIVIEGSDPGYEWSNLPYRISTR, from the coding sequence GTGTACATTCGCCGTCTCACGCTCGAAACTACGGCACCCGACGAACTGACCGACTTCTACGGCGGTCGCCTTGGGCTCTCACTCTCACGCGAAGAGTGCGGACTCTCGGTTTCTGTCGGGACCACGGAACTCGAATTCAGGACCGTAGACTCCGGATCGCCGTTCTATCACTTCGCTATCAACGTTCCAGAAAACCGATTTCAGGAGGCGCGTGATTGGTTGGCCGATAGAGTCGGCCTCATACCGGACGCCGACTCCGGCGAGACCGAGTTCCACTTCGAATTCATGAACGCCAACGCGACGTACTTCGAAGACCCGGCAGGGAACATCGGCGAACTCATCGCTCGGCACGACATCGGTAACGCGACGGTGGAAGGAGAGAAATTCGGTCCGGACTGCCTGCTCGAAGTGAGCGAAATCGGGCTACCGGTTCCCGACGTGCCGACTGCCGTCGAGACTATCGAAACCCACACGGAGACGAGAGCGTGGGAGAGCGACAGCAAAACCTTCCGGGTCGTCGGCGACGACCACGGCATGTTCATCCTCGTACGGGAGGGACGAGACTGGTTTCCCACTGGACGGCCCGCCGAGGTATTTCCAACTGAAATCGTCATCGAGGGGTCCGACCCCGGCTACGAGTGGTCGAATCTCCCGTACCGAATCAGTACCCGGTAA
- a CDS encoding CoA pyrophosphatase, producing MNLGRVADHEPRLVTDEQREAAVLVPIIDRDDGPALLFTKRADHLGEHPGQMSFVGGGHEPGDDDLWETALREAHEEIGLRPEEVEHVGRLDDIRTITGYSISPFVVRIPDREYDPDEREVAEIAVLPVSELTDFDNYENEHRDHPHYGEVVIHYFHVDGFTVWGATGRMLVQLLELATDWCAPEKIDRFVDTDPDLG from the coding sequence ATGAACCTCGGTCGGGTGGCCGACCACGAACCACGGTTGGTCACGGACGAGCAACGCGAGGCGGCCGTCCTCGTGCCGATTATCGACCGCGACGATGGTCCCGCCCTCCTCTTCACCAAGCGCGCGGACCACCTCGGCGAACATCCGGGACAGATGAGTTTCGTCGGCGGGGGGCACGAACCGGGCGACGACGACCTCTGGGAGACCGCACTCCGGGAAGCACACGAGGAAATCGGGCTTCGACCCGAGGAAGTCGAGCACGTCGGGCGACTGGACGACATCCGGACGATAACGGGCTACTCCATCAGTCCGTTCGTCGTCAGAATCCCGGACCGCGAGTACGACCCCGACGAGCGCGAAGTGGCTGAAATCGCCGTCCTCCCCGTCTCGGAACTGACGGACTTCGACAACTACGAGAACGAACACCGCGACCATCCACACTACGGCGAGGTGGTCATCCACTACTTCCACGTCGATGGCTTCACCGTCTGGGGCGCGACGGGACGGATGCTGGTGCAACTGCTGGAACTGGCGACGGATTGGTGCGCGCCGGAGAAAATCGACCGGTTCGTCGACACCGACCCGGATTTGGGATAG
- a CDS encoding helix-turn-helix domain-containing protein — MDWLPARDVDGTQRGDPRLIGLDDENIDEALDAISSATARTLLTEIYSDPVTPSDLRDRTDNSLQTISYHLGKLENAGLVRVADTRYSEQGREMAVYAPPDDPVVLFVGTEDRRNGLRDLFARVFGAGILLLGATIYVLYRTFEYSSGPPGSNPTSHGLLDISFIAFFTGGFFVLVLVLCWGIWVRLR, encoded by the coding sequence ATGGATTGGCTGCCCGCCCGCGATGTGGATGGGACACAACGTGGTGATCCACGTCTCATCGGCCTTGATGACGAGAATATCGACGAAGCACTCGACGCGATCTCTTCGGCCACTGCTCGCACACTACTCACGGAGATTTACAGCGATCCGGTAACTCCTAGTGACCTGCGCGACCGTACTGACAACTCGCTGCAAACGATTTCGTATCACTTGGGGAAGCTTGAGAACGCAGGTCTCGTTCGCGTCGCAGATACTCGGTACTCGGAACAGGGGCGAGAGATGGCGGTGTACGCGCCACCCGACGATCCGGTCGTGCTTTTCGTCGGCACCGAAGACCGGAGGAACGGCCTGCGCGATCTGTTCGCACGCGTATTTGGTGCGGGGATACTACTCCTTGGCGCGACTATCTACGTCCTCTACCGGACGTTCGAGTACAGTAGCGGGCCACCCGGGAGCAATCCGACATCTCACGGCCTCCTCGATATCTCGTTCATCGCGTTCTTCACAGGCGGATTCTTCGTTCTCGTGCTCGTGCTCTGCTGGGGAATCTGGGTACGACTCCGCTAG
- a CDS encoding FAD-binding oxidoreductase, whose amino-acid sequence MYDAIVVGGGIVGASVAYHLAREDVDTLLIDRHDTGRATDAGAGIISPATSSRTASTQWFEFALDAAAYYPDVVERLEAEQDGETGYSDCPLLSVAVDEDEVPEYDAASERIRERQEKYGQPAPGTTEEISSAEAKSRFPALAETRRCRAYDGAARVDARTFTGALLRAAKKHGLTVFGKDVTEIHHEDGTVTGVETADATTYEAPAVVIAGGAWSDRFSDSLGVSIPVEPQRGQIIHLDLGDTDTSTWPILSPYHSHYMVPWSDNRVAVGATREVGSGFEPHTTAEGVHEVLGEALRVAPGLGDAAIEEIRVGLRPRSADQLPVLGQIPTVEGVHLATGHGATGLQLGPYSGKLVADQIMGEPVDIEEFSVERFE is encoded by the coding sequence ATGTACGACGCAATCGTCGTCGGGGGCGGAATCGTCGGTGCCTCCGTCGCCTACCACCTCGCACGTGAGGACGTGGACACGCTTCTCATCGACCGCCACGACACCGGACGGGCGACGGACGCCGGTGCGGGCATCATCTCTCCAGCGACCAGCAGTCGAACCGCCTCGACCCAGTGGTTCGAGTTCGCGCTCGATGCCGCGGCGTACTATCCCGACGTCGTCGAACGCCTCGAAGCCGAACAGGACGGGGAGACGGGTTACTCCGACTGTCCCCTGCTCTCGGTCGCGGTGGACGAGGACGAAGTACCGGAGTACGACGCGGCATCCGAACGGATTCGGGAGCGACAGGAGAAATACGGTCAGCCAGCTCCCGGAACGACGGAGGAAATCTCGTCGGCGGAGGCGAAATCGCGGTTCCCGGCCCTCGCCGAAACTCGGCGCTGTCGCGCCTACGACGGTGCCGCGCGGGTGGACGCCCGGACGTTCACCGGCGCGCTGCTCCGGGCGGCGAAGAAACACGGACTCACCGTTTTCGGAAAGGACGTGACCGAGATTCACCACGAGGACGGGACCGTCACGGGCGTCGAAACCGCCGACGCAACGACGTACGAGGCCCCGGCGGTCGTGATCGCCGGGGGTGCGTGGTCCGATCGATTTTCCGACTCGCTCGGCGTGTCGATCCCAGTAGAACCCCAACGCGGGCAGATCATCCACCTCGATTTGGGCGACACGGACACCTCCACGTGGCCCATCCTCAGCCCGTATCACAGCCACTACATGGTCCCGTGGTCGGACAACCGCGTCGCCGTCGGCGCGACCCGTGAAGTCGGGTCGGGCTTCGAACCCCACACGACGGCCGAAGGTGTTCACGAGGTGCTCGGCGAAGCGCTTCGCGTCGCGCCCGGACTCGGCGACGCGGCGATCGAGGAGATCCGTGTCGGCCTCCGTCCGCGCTCGGCCGACCAACTGCCCGTTTTGGGGCAAATTCCGACCGTCGAAGGCGTCCACCTGGCGACCGGTCACGGCGCGACCGGACTCCAACTCGGCCCCTACAGCGGAAAACTGGTCGCCGATCAGATCATGGGCGAACCGGTCGATATCGAGGAGTTCAGCGTGGAGCGGTTCGAGTAG
- a CDS encoding dihydrofolate reductase family protein encodes MTNGGISDESEIDTEETSGNVVAELSTSLDGFIAGPNSGVDNPLGDGGERLHEWVYELASWRELHGLDGGKTGTDDDVFAESFGSVGAVVMGKRMFDTGEEPWGDDPPFHVPVFVLTHDHRGTEERRGGTTFTFVTDGVENALERARAAAGTDDVSVAGGANVVQGFLGADLLDEIRLHIVPILLGDGVRLFDHLDFEPLELEKTRVVDSPDVTHLWYRVER; translated from the coding sequence ATGACAAACGGAGGGATTTCCGACGAGTCGGAAATCGACACCGAGGAAACGAGTGGAAACGTCGTCGCGGAACTGTCCACGTCGTTGGACGGGTTCATCGCCGGGCCGAACTCGGGGGTCGACAACCCGCTGGGGGACGGCGGCGAGCGACTCCACGAGTGGGTGTACGAACTGGCGAGTTGGCGCGAGTTACACGGTCTCGACGGCGGGAAAACGGGCACCGACGACGACGTCTTCGCGGAATCGTTCGGGAGTGTCGGCGCGGTCGTGATGGGAAAGCGGATGTTCGACACCGGCGAGGAACCGTGGGGTGATGACCCACCGTTTCACGTTCCGGTGTTCGTCCTCACGCACGACCATCGAGGAACGGAGGAACGACGGGGTGGCACGACGTTCACCTTCGTCACCGACGGCGTCGAGAACGCGCTCGAACGGGCAAGAGCGGCCGCGGGTACCGACGATGTGTCGGTCGCGGGCGGGGCGAACGTCGTTCAGGGGTTTCTCGGTGCGGACCTTCTGGATGAAATCCGACTTCACATCGTTCCCATCCTGCTCGGGGACGGGGTTCGCTTGTTCGACCATCTCGACTTCGAACCGCTCGAACTCGAAAAGACGCGGGTGGTGGACTCGCCCGACGTGACTCACCTGTGGTACCGCGTCGAACGGTGA